The Toxorhynchites rutilus septentrionalis strain SRP chromosome 3, ASM2978413v1, whole genome shotgun sequence genome includes a region encoding these proteins:
- the LOC129780289 gene encoding uncharacterized protein LOC129780289 isoform X2 — MEGRQPDYIIGTHGIPQLVSGVLRPVRKRDKMHPSNNSNNNAASITDPIKLNKCLYNLTVRNAAVGDHPSKSASKTKRDIAIRRNLCGNQSNSTTGSNGSSVSSVSSSPSSSSTSVFSNWRGPIASSSVTHCDPPRNARSYSNTSSIPRSRIHNLRGDIRLATSTINRNSNHNVRLSDAGGGTQTLLNSRQRRNAGEPSDLNCGSNVVRQCRPADSYEGLWIVSGQCATR; from the exons ATGGAGGGTAGACAACCAGACTACATCATTGGAACGCATGGAATTCCACAGCTTGTGAGCGGAGTGTTGCGCCCTGTACGAAAGCGAGACAAGATGCACCcgagcaacaacagcaacaacaatgcTGCATCAATAACGGATCCCATCAAACTGAATAAATGCCTGTACAATCTAACGGTGCGGAATGCTGCCGTTGGGGATCACCCTTCGAAATCcgccagtaaaacaaaacgtgatATAGCGATAAGACGCAATCTATGTGGCAATCAATCAAACTCAACCACCGGTAGCAATGGCAGTAGCGTGTCTTCCGTGAGCTCATCACCGTCGTCGTCATCAACTTCAGTATTTAGTAACTGGAGGGGCCCGATTGCATCATCATCGGTGACGCACTGTGACCCACCAAGAAACGCAAGATCTTACTCGAATACCTCGTCCATTCCTAGGAGTAGAATTCATAATTTAAGGGGAGACATTAGACTAGCAACCAGTACCATTAATCGTAACAGTAATCATAACGTTAGACTTAGTGATGCTGGCGGAGGAACCCAAACACTTCTCAACAGCAGGCAACGGAGAAACGCAGGGGAACCGAGTGACTTAAACTGTGGAAGCAACGTGGTGAGACAATGCAG ACCAGCAGATAGTTATGAGGGACTCTGGATAGTTAGTGGACAATGTGCAACTAGATGA
- the LOC129780289 gene encoding uncharacterized protein LOC129780289 isoform X1 translates to MEGRQPDYIIGTHGIPQLVSGVLRPVRKRDKMHPSNNSNNNAASITDPIKLNKCLYNLTVRNAAVGDHPSKSASKTKRDIAIRRNLCGNQSNSTTGSNGSSVSSVSSSPSSSSTSVFSNWRGPIASSSVTHCDPPRNARSYSNTSSIPRSRIHNLRGDIRLATSTINRNSNHNVRLSDAGGGTQTLLNSRQRRNAGEPSDLNCGSNVVRQCRLSATMRERPTAMDNRLNYQRKYDRSIFGYNRLDQFVLPPLHI, encoded by the exons ATGGAGGGTAGACAACCAGACTACATCATTGGAACGCATGGAATTCCACAGCTTGTGAGCGGAGTGTTGCGCCCTGTACGAAAGCGAGACAAGATGCACCcgagcaacaacagcaacaacaatgcTGCATCAATAACGGATCCCATCAAACTGAATAAATGCCTGTACAATCTAACGGTGCGGAATGCTGCCGTTGGGGATCACCCTTCGAAATCcgccagtaaaacaaaacgtgatATAGCGATAAGACGCAATCTATGTGGCAATCAATCAAACTCAACCACCGGTAGCAATGGCAGTAGCGTGTCTTCCGTGAGCTCATCACCGTCGTCGTCATCAACTTCAGTATTTAGTAACTGGAGGGGCCCGATTGCATCATCATCGGTGACGCACTGTGACCCACCAAGAAACGCAAGATCTTACTCGAATACCTCGTCCATTCCTAGGAGTAGAATTCATAATTTAAGGGGAGACATTAGACTAGCAACCAGTACCATTAATCGTAACAGTAATCATAACGTTAGACTTAGTGATGCTGGCGGAGGAACCCAAACACTTCTCAACAGCAGGCAACGGAGAAACGCAGGGGAACCGAGTGACTTAAACTGTGGAAGCAACGTGGTGAGACAATGCAG ACTTTCGGCAACCATGCGGGAGCGGCCCACGGCAATGGACAACAGACTCAACTACCAGCGGAAGTACGATCGAAGCATTTTTGGCTACAACCGGTTGGATCAATTCGTGCTCCCGCCGCTCCACATATGA
- the LOC129772956 gene encoding uncharacterized protein K02A2.6-like: MPLPQPPVPPGSNMDQPFKETILQLLSNQQALMTQLADQMANIQGNVQNTNQNELVLDSLASNITEFAYDLEKDCSFESWFSRYADLFEKDASKLDDGAKVRLLLRKLNPAAHERYTSFILPKLSKKFTFEETIAKLKTIFGSPVSTFHRRYKCLQTAKEENEDFITYSCRVNRACVDFKLQELKEDQFKALIYVCGLKSAKDADIRMRLVSKINETQDITLEKIVEECKSMINLKKDTSLIGRQVASTATTVATQAVRSSSPHRNQYKKKFGGNKSDTPKTPCWSCGGMHFSSECSFKTHKCRDCGRTGHKEGYCSCFTFKSGSKSSKGKQKNNKYHAARIVTVNNVSRSRRYVETAINGVPIKMQLDSGSDITIISRQNWINVGAPRTSPPDCQVQTASGDRLSIEAMFRATYTIGETHKEGNCYVCCADLPLNILGSDLMDEFGLWDVPFSSFCKLVGSQQPDQLVLELKAEFPDVFTNRMGLCTKTQVHFNLKSDAQPVFKPKRPVSYNMEAVVDDELKRLEDLGIITPVTYADWAAPIVVVRKPDRSVRICADFSTGLNSALETNSYPLPLPEDIFKRMANCTMFSHIDLSDAYLQVEIDEESRKFATINTHKGLYRFNRLSPGIKCAPGAFQQIMDAMLSGIPCTSPYLDDILVGGRTAEEHKQNLYRVLQRLQEYGLTVKFDKCKFFMHQVKYLGQLLDTEGIRPDPDKVKAIVNMPPPHDVPTLRSYLGAINYYGKYIREMRTLRQPLDELLKEGTSYQWSNVCQRSFDRFKEILQSPLMLTHYNPRLQIVVSADASNVGIGARIAHRFPDGSEKAIYHASRSLTPAESRYSQIEKEALGLVYAVTKFHRMIYGRQFVLQTDHKPLLAIFGSKRGIPPYTANRLQRWALTMLLYDFRIEYVSTDHFGHADILSRLINSHIKPDEDYIIASLEVESVICNIVCHSIEYLPISYKTIADDTCEDQTLQKVMEFVQKGWPSEVKSLSGTPEVQQFFARRDSLYVAHKVLMYSDRIVVPKKLQQKVLQQLHRGHPGIDRMRSLARNFVYWPNIDDQITALVRACQECASVAKADTKTKLESWPTSEKPWQRVHADFAGPINDTYFLLVVDSFSKWPEIIPTKHITTTATVSSLRKIFGRFGMPEVLVTDNGPQLTSDTFEKFCEANGIMHLKTAPFHPQSNGQAERFVDTFKRTVKKIQAGGEDLDEALDIFLCCYRSTPCRSAPGGKSPAEILLGRPMRTSLELLRPPSKFTKLENSKQDRQFNSKHGAREKNFGVRDKVYAQVHQGNNWSWVAGEIVERIGRVIYNVWLPERQRLIRSHSNQLRKRHGDCIGEPEQAEQAIPQPSPDSCQQTGCDLRRNVIGFLIVDRADCERSIQLYFNYYYMKYMFIRCYVTSSVYPHIITPITT, translated from the coding sequence ATGCCGTTACCACAACCACCGGTGCCACCAGGCAGCAACATGGATCAACCGTTCAAGGAAACGATCTTACAACTGCTTTCCAACCAACAGGCACTAATGACCCAGTTGGCGGATCAGATGGCAAACATTCAAGGGAATGTCCAGAACACCAACCAGAATGAGCTAGTGCTAGATTCCTTAGCGAGTAATATTACCGAGTTTGCTTACGATCTAGAGAAAGACTGCTCGTTCGAGTCATGGTTCAGCAGATATGCGGATCTGTTCGAGAAAGACGCTTCCAAACTAGACGACGGCGCGAAGGTACGGCTATTGCTTCGCAAGCTCAACCCGGCAGCACACGAAAGGTACACTTCATTCATTCTTCCCAAGCTCTCAAAGAAATTCACCTTCGAGGAGACGATTGCCAAGTTGAAAACCATTTTCGGCAGTCCGGTTTCCACGTTTCATCGCCGGTACAAGTGTCTCCAAACGGCGaaggaggaaaatgaagatTTCATAACCTATTCCTGTAGAGTCAATCGAGCATGTGTGGATTTCAAGCTGCAGGAGCTAAAAGAGGATCAGTTTAAGGCACTAATTTATGTGTGCGGGTTGAAATCAGCAAAGGACGCGGACATCCGGATGCGCCTGGTGTCAAAAATCAACGAGACACAGGACATCACGCTGGAGAAGATAGTGGAGGAGTGCAAAAGCATGATCAATTTGAAGAAAGACACTTCGCTGATCGGACGTCAGGTTGCCTCCACTGCTACGACTGTTGCTACGCAAGCTGTTCGATCCAGTTCTCCCCATCGTAACCAGTACAAGAAGAAGTTTGGTGGTAACAAATCCGACACACCGAAGACACCGTGTTGGTCCTGCGGTGGAATGCATTTTTCCAGCGAATGCAGCTTTAAGACACACAAGTGCCGTGATTGTGGTCGTACCGGCCATAAAGAGGGGTACTGTTCCTGTTTTACATTCAAGTCCGGTTCGAAATCGTCCAAGGGGAAgcagaaaaacaacaaatacCACGCAGCCAGGATTGTAACTGTCAATAACGTCTCACGAAGTCGGCGCTACGTGGAGACAGCGATAAACGGAGTTCCAATAAAAATGCAGCTGGATTCGGGCTCAGACATAACCATCATATCCAGGCAGAACTGGATCAATGTCGGGGCACCACGGACGTCCCCGCCGGACTGTCAAGTACAAACAGCTTCCGGGGACAGACTAAGCATCGAGGCTATGTTCCGAGCTACCTATACCATTGGCGAAACCCACAAGGAAGGTAATTGCTATGTTTGCTGTGCTGACCTTCCTCTCAATATTCTAGGCTCAGATCTAATGGATGAGTTTGGGCTCTGGGATGTACCGTTTTCGTCATTCTGCAAGCTGGTTGGTAGTCAACAACCAGACCAGCTGGTACTCGAACTAAAGGCCGAATTCCCCGATGTGTTCACCAATCGCATGGGACTCTGCACTAAAACACAAGTGCATTTCAACCTTAAGTCAGACGCTCAGCCGGTATTCAAGCCCAAGCGGCCAGTTTCGTACAACATGGAGGCCGTAGTTGATGACGAGTTGAAGCGGCTTGAAGATTTAGGCATCATCACACCAGTGACCTATGCAGATTGGGCAGCTCCCATCGTAGTGGTCCGCAAGCCAGATCGGTCAGTGCGAATTTGTGCGGATTTTTCTACTGGTTTAAATAGCGCACTTGAAACGAACAGCTATCCACTTCCACTCCCGGAAGACATATTCAAACGAATGGCGAATTGTACGATGTTTAGTCACATCGATTTATCAGATGCTTATCTGCAAGTAGAGATCGATGAGGAAAGCAGGAAGTTCGCTACCATTAACACCCACAAGGGGCTGTACCGTTTCAACAGACTTTCTCCCGGTATAAAATGTGCACCCGGTGCTTTCCAGCAGATTATGGATGCCATGCTCAGTGGAATTCCTTGTACATCTCCGTACCTCGACGATATTCTTGTCGGTGGTCGCACCGCCGAGGAGCACAAGCAGAACCTGTACCGTGTCTTGCAACGTCTACAAGAGTATGGATTGACGGTAAAGTTCGACAAGTGCAAATTCTTCATGCATCAAGTAAAGTACTTGGGCCAGCTGTTGGACACCGAAGGCATTCGTCCGGACCCGGACAAGGTGAAGGCAATCGTCAATATGCCTCCTCCTCACGACGTTCCCACACTTCGATCCTACTTGGGTGCGATAAATTATTATGGGAAGTACATCCGAGAAATGCGTACCCTACGTCAACCGCTGGATGAGTTGCTCAAAGAGGGTACCAGCTACCAGTGGTCCAATGTCTGTCAACGTTCTTTTGACCGATTCAAGGAAATTCTCCAGTCTCCGCTTATGCTAACGCACTATAATCCTCGACTACAAATAGTTGTATCAGCAGATGCATCGAATGTGGGCATTGGTGCTCGCATTGCACATCGTTTTCCTGACGGATCAGAGAAGGCAATCTATCACGCATCCCGAAGTCTGACGCCAGCGGAGTCCCGCTATAGCCAGATCGAGAAGGAAGCCCTGGGTCTGGTATACGCCGttacaaaatttcaccgaatgATCTATGGGAGACAGTTTGTTCTACAGACCGATCACAAACCACTCCTAGCGATTTTTGGATCAAAGCGTGGGATTCCTCCGTACACAGCCAACCGTCTTCAAAGGTGGGCCCTCACTATGCTTCTGTACGACTTCCGCATCGAATATGTTTCCACGGATCACTTCGGGCATGCAGACATCCTTTCTCGTCTAATCAACTCACACATCAAACCAGACGAGGACTACATAATCGCGTCGCTGGAAGTCGAAAGTGTCATCTGCAACATTGTCTGCCACTCTATCGAATATCTTCCCATCTCTTACAAAACGATAGCGGACGATACCTGTGAGGATCAGACTCTGCAGAAGGTCATGGAGTTTGTGCAAAAGGGTTGGCCATCTGAAGTTAAGTCTCTCTCCGGAACACCGGAGGTCCAGCAGTTCTTCGCTCGTAGAGATTCACTGTACGTCGCTCACAAAGTCCTGATGTACAGTGACCGGATTGTAGTCCCGAAGAAATTGCAGCAGAAGGTACTTCAGCAACTGCACAGAGGGCACCCAGGCATCGATCGGATGCGTTCACTGGCCCggaattttgtttattggccaaaCATCGATGATCAAATCACCGCGCTAGTTCGTGCTTGTCAGGAGTGTGCCTCGGTCGCAAAAGCAGACACCAAGACGAAACTCGAGTCGTGGCCGACGTCTGAAAAACCGTGGCAGAGAGTTCACGCAGATTTTGCTGGTCCCATCAACGACACATACTTTCTACTAGTGGTGGATTCATTCTCCAAGTGGCCGGAGATTATTCCGACCAAGCACATCACCACCACTGCAACAGTGTCGAGTCTTCGGAAGATCTTCGGGAGATTCGGTATGCCGGAAGTACTGGTAACCGATAATGGTCCGCAGCTCACTAGCGACACCTTCGAGAAATTCTGCGAGGCAAATGGGATTATGCATCTCAAAACAGCACCGTTCCATCCCCAAAGCAACGGGCAAGCGGAACGCTTCGTTGACACCTTTAAAAGGACGGTCAAGAAAATTCAGGCCGGAGGGGAAGACCTGGACGAAGCACTCGATATCTTCCTGTGTTGCTATCGATCCACACCCTGCCGGAGTGCACCTGGTGGCAAATCACCTGCCGAAATCTTACTTGGTCGACCCATGCGTACTTCTTTAGAACTTCTTCGTCCACCGAGCAAATTTACCAAGTTGGAAAATAGTAAACAAGATCGTCAATTCAACTCAAAACATGGTGCAAGGGAGAAGAACTTTGGTGTACGGGACAAGGTGTATGCGCAGGTGCACCAAGGAAACAACTGGAGCTGGGTCGCCGGAGAAATCGTAGAACGTATAGGACGAGTCATATACAATGTTTGGCTCCCGGAACGACAACGATTAATCCGCTCACACAGCAACCAATTGCGGAAACGTCACGGCGACTGTATTGGAGAACCCGAGCAAGCAGAGCAAGCCATTCCACAGCCGTCACCCGACAGCTGTCAACAAACCGGATGTGATTTGAGGAGGAATGTCATCGGGTTTCTCATTGTCGATAGAGCCGACTGTGAACGTAGTATACAATTGTACTTTAACTATTAttacatgaaatacatgtttattcGTTGTTACGTTACTTCCTCGGTTTACCCTCACATCATAACACCTATcactacttga
- the LOC129780286 gene encoding uncharacterized protein K02A2.6-like: MDEILMDCDGAYWYLDDVGVDGKTVDEHDERLNKVLTKFKERGVLNWEKCRIRVTEFDFLGYKINADGIKPSNEKQNAVISFRRPNNESEVRSFLGLANYMGKFIPNLAAMDAPLRKLTQKGVQFHWNEPEEAAFLAIKDSIANARSLGFYKMEEETSVLADASPFALGAVLIQTNEEGLSRVISFSSKSLTDTEKRYCQTEKEALALVWSVEKFQVYLIGRKFNLLTDCKALTYLFAPTSRPCARIERWVLRLQSFQYRIVHISGQSNIADVLSRLSTLLPQPFDESEELMVREIVSSSAATMALKWQEIERASRDDPEIQQVIEALDSGGEGDIPLPFKMISTELCRLDDVLLRVDRIVIPQSLRQRVLQIAHEGHPGIRIMKSHLRTNSWWPKMDQDVERYVKACRGCVLVSAPNQPEPMIRKTLPSRPWEQIAIDFLGPLPDGENLLVCIDYYSRFMEVIEMNFITSASTIKELLIIFSRYGVPESIRADNGPQFSSDEFQAFCDEYGIHLETTIPYKQTNGEVERQNRSILKRLRIAQELGKDWRKDLRQYLLVYHSSNHSTTGKAPAELMFGRKMRTKLPSVPINIYDDEEMREKDKIEKEKGRVYADKRRKAEPSTIEVGDKVVAKRIRKNHKLQSNFSPEEFSVIGKHGTDVTIRSSLTGKEFRRSAAHLKQLPTPPIQESQLNKDAIDPSCQQDSLEMVDPKPEQSRILHHEDPVPKRTRMESTRLREFVTY, translated from the exons ATGGATGAGATTCTAATGGATTGTGACGGAGCATACTGGTACCTAGATGACGTTGGAGTTGATGGCAAGACGGTAGATGAACACGACGAACGATTGAATAAG GTTTTAACGAAGTTCAAAGAGCGGGGAGTTCTTAATTGGGAAAAGTGCAGGATACGCGTAACGGAATTTGATTTTCTCGGTTACAAAATCAACGCTGATGGTATTAAGCCttccaatgaaaaacaaaatgcggtaaTATCTTTTCGTCGTCCAAATAATGAAAGCGAGGTGCGTAGTTTCTTGGGACTCGCTAACTATATGGGAAAATTTATTCCTAACCTAGCTGCAATGGATGCACCTTTGAGAAAGTTAACACAGAAAGGAGTTCAGTTTCACTGGAATGAACCAGAGGAGGCTGCTTTTCTAGCTATTAAAGATAGTATCGCGAATGCAAGAAGCCTAGGGTTCTACAAAATGGAAGAAGAAACGTCTGTCTTGGCAGATGCAAGCCCGTTTGCTTTAGGAGCAGTTCTTATCCAGACGAATGAAGAAGGATTGTCTAGAGTGATAAGTTTTTCATCTAAGTCTCTGACAGACACGGAGAAAAGATATTGCCAAACGGAGAAGGAGGCTTTGGCTCTAGTCTGGAGCGTTGAGAAGTTCCAGGTATATTTGATCGGTCGAAAATTTAACCTTTTGACAGACTGCAAAGCATTGACTTACTTATTTGCTCCGACATCTCGGCCATGTGCTCGTATTGAGCGATGGGTACTGAGGCTACAGAGTTTTCAGTACCGGATTGTTCATATTTCAGGACAATCTAACATAGCCGATGTCCTGTCTCGGCTTTCCACACTTCTTCCTCAACCATTCGATGAATCGGAAGAGCTGATGGTGAGAGAAATAGTATCTTCTTCTGCAGCAACAATGGCTTTGAAGTGGCAAGAAATTGAACGCGCTAGTAGAGATGACCCTGAAATACAACAAGTTATTGAGGCATTAGACTCCGGGGGAGAGGGAGATATTCCTTTACCATTCAAAATGATATCCACAGAGCTTTGCCGGCTAGATGATGTTTTACTGAGAGTAGACCGAATTGTTATTCCACAAAGTCTTCGACAACGGGTTTTACAGATTGCACATGAAGGGCATCCGGGTATACGGATTATGAAAAGCCATTTACGTACTAACTCGTGGTGGCCAAAGATGGACCAGGATGTCGAAAGATATGTGAAGGCATGCCGTGGGTGTGTCTTGGTCTCTGCCCCCAATCAACCCGAGCCAATGATCAGAAAAACACTTCCATCTCGGCCGTGGGAGCAAATTGCGATAGATTTCTTAGGTCCATTGCCGGATGGCGAAAATTTGCTAGTGTGTATCGACTACTACAGCAGATTTATGGAAGTTATTGAAATGAATTTTATCACATCAGCGTCAACTATTAAAGAACTATTAATAATTTTCTCACGGTATGGAGTTCCAGAATCAATACGTGCGGATAACGGTCCTCAGTTTTCTTCAGACGAGTTTCAAGCATTTTGTGATGAATATGGTATACATCTAGAGACGACTATAccatacaaacaaacaaacggaGAAGTTGAACGGCAGAACCGGTCAATTTTGAAGCGATTGCGTATAGCACAGGAACTTGGAAAAGATTGGCGGAAAGATCTGCGACAGTATTTGTTAGTGTATCACTCTTCAAATCATTCAACCACTGGAAAAGCGCCTGCAGAATTAATGTTTGGTCGTAAAATGCGAACGAAGTTACCAAGTGTCCCTATCAACATATATGACGATGAGGAAATGAGGGAGAAGGACAAAATTGAGAAGGAGAAGGGAAGAGTATACGCTGATAAGAGACGCAAAGCGGAGCCTAGTACTATAGAAGTGGGAGATAAAGTTGTAGCAAAGCGAATAAGAAAGAACCACAAATTACAGTCAAATTTTTCACCCGAAGAATTTAGTGTGATCGGTAAACATGGAACAGATGTCACTATAAGATCATCATTAACTGGGAAAGAATTCCGAAGAAGTGCTGCTCATCTGAAACAACTTCCAACGCCACCAATTCAGGAAAGCCAGTTGAATAAGGATGCGATTGACCCAAGTTGTCAACAAGACTCACTTGAAATGGTGGATCCTAAACCAGAACAATCAAGGATTCTTCATCATGAGGATCCGGTGCCGAAAAGAACTCGAATGGAATCCACTCGACTAAGGGAGTTCGTGACATATTAA
- the LOC129777147 gene encoding la-related protein 7 → MMESAGTAVEKPAINPKITTSDKKGRHRKKHKFNAIRGQMEFYFSDANLSKDRYLGQCIKNNPFIPLEEFLKFNRIKKLTDCIEDIATALKNSDLLQLSEDRSKVRRVTELQERANCEECTIYVESLPPKADHDWVRNVFSAYGKVVYVSLPKFKYSKKIKEFGFVEFEEQSSVVKALKTFQAFGGVLTYEDTEPDKLLSIASFGLDKEKPSHEDSVGESAKNDAEKTGLTDGKESKDEDVLEEPPSKRIKINEANEFGAKDPKESVNEDTTSEPDSETGDDEGKKPEGSESKKKKRHRRGPSAVKKEIQQDDKVYELKIMPKQEWRRLRNKYLNLQRAEAKKLKKIFSVNNRFNKPQQNRTPNQTVSASKAVKSSPRVNFYGALTDEEAAAEATKLEEQDQQSKKPLFSFEPGLIVNIKFRVPCVNVKDFKTELKQYPYVKYIDLKEGDMDAFVRVDKVGSANQLLKEYSTAEYIAQILSGETEKSYWDKIKQDREDKLSKKVKVERLRGRTKLLKKVNTHIKFEDED, encoded by the exons ATGATGGAGTCTGCGGGAACAGCAGTAGAAAAACCAGCAATAAATCCGAAAATAACTACGTCGGACAAGAAGGGACGCCACCGTAAAAAGCATAAGTTCAACGCGATCCGTGGTCAAATGGAATTCTACTTTTCGGATGCAAATTTGTCAAAGGATCGATATCTTGGACAATGTATCAAAAATAACCCAT TTATCCCACTCGAAGAGTTCCTAAAATTTAATCGAATTAAAAAGCTCACTGATTGCATCGAGGACATTGCTACAGCTTTGAAAAATTCGGACCTTCTGCAACTATCGGAAGATCGAAGCAAAGTTCGTCGGGTAACGGAGCTACAGGAACGGGCTAACTGTGAAGAGTGCACGATCTACGTGGAAAGTCTCCCGCCGAAAGCGGACCACGATTGGGTGCGAAATGTTTTCTCGGCATACGGCAAAGTTGTGTACGTTTCGTTGCCAAAGTTTAAATACTCGAAGAAGATAAAAGAGTTTGGATTCGTTGAGTTTGAGGAACAGTCCAGTGTTGTGAAGGCTCTTAAGACATTTCAAGCGTTCGGCGGTGTGCTGACCTATGAGGACACCGAGCCGGACAAGTTGCTCAGCATCGCAAGCTTCGGTCTGGACAAGGAGAAGCCATCGCATGAAGATAGTGTTGGGGAAAGCGCGAAAAATGACGCAGAGAAAACTGGACTCACGGACGGGAAAGAGTCAAAAGATGAAGATGTCTTGGAGGAACCACCGTCGAAGCGAATTAAGATAAATGAAGCGAATGAATTCGGTGCGAAGGACCCTAAAGAAAGCGTCAATGAAGACACTACCAGCGAGCCTGATAGTGAAACGGGGGATGACGAAGGTAAAAAACCTGAAGGAAGTGAGAGCAAGAAAAAGAAGCGGCACAGGAGAGGACCCAGTGCGGTCAAGAAAGAAATTCAACAAGACGATAAAGTttatgaattgaaaattatgcCAAA ACAAGAGTGGCGACGGCTTCGAAATAAGTATTTGAATCTACAAAGAGCGGAAGCCAAAAAGCTGAAGAAAATTTTCAGTGTCAATAATCGCTTCAATAAACCTCAGCAAAATCGAACACCGAATCAAACAGTTTCGGCTTCCAAAGCGGTAAAATCCTCACCCCGTGTCAATTTCTATGGCGCTCTGACAGATGAGGAAGCCGCGGCTGAGGCCACCAAATTGGAAGAACAAGATCAGCAGAGCAAGAAACCCTTGTTTTCGTTCGAACCGGGCCTGATTGTGAACATTAAATTCCGCGTTCCGTGCGTCAATGTAAAGGATTTCAAAACGGAACTAAAGCAGTATCCCTATGTAAAGTATATTGATCTGAAGGAGGGCGACATGGATGCCTTCGTTAGAGTGGATAAAGTCGGTTCAGCAAACCAATTGCTGAAAGAATACAGTACGGCAGAATATATTGCGCAGATTTTGAGTGGCGAAACGGAAAAAAGCTACTGGGACAAAATTAAACAGGATCGGGAGGATAAACTGAGCAAAAAGGTTAAAGTGGAAAGATTACGCGGTCGTACCAAACTGCTGAAAAAGGTGAACACACATAtcaagtttgaagatgaagattgA
- the LOC129778372 gene encoding uncharacterized protein LOC129778372: protein MQQTARKKNLLIIEESANRKLMQNLLFEVAVKYATSNKYVIFVTEKPIDQVSRKVLHDYNNIYKMIIFIYTKSVQTALQKLNDIQQWNFTPSLVIIESIHDLLHASGDHTNYMHCLFISTVLDTVQYFSQKQHDSCQCIFSVTKDIFTTGKVSFEMYFREENVIDGQTITSCTDFLDILRECLVTQ, encoded by the exons ATGCAACAAACCGCGCGGAAGAAAAATTTGTTAATAATTGAAGAAAGCGCCAATCGCAAGCTTATGCAGAATTTGCTCTTTGAG GTCGCAGTAAAGTACGCTACCAGCAATAAATACGTTATTTTCGTTACCGAAAAGCCGATAGATCAAGTCTCGCGGAAAGTGTTGCATGATTACAACAATATTTACAAGATGATTATATTCAT TTACACTAAATCTGTACAGACTGCACTGCAAAAGCTGAATGATATCCAGCAGTGGAATTTCACCCCGAGTCTAGTGATAATCGAGTCCATACATGATTTGCTGCATGCTAGCGGCGATCATACCAACTATATGCACTGTCTATTCATATCGACGGTTCTCGATACGGTGCAATACTTTTCTCAGAAGCAACATGATAGCTGCCAATGTATATTCAGTGTTACTAAAGATATTTTTACAACAGGAAAAGTATCATTCGAAATGTACTTCCGGGAGGAAAACGTTATCGATGGTCAAACAATAACTTCGTGTACGGATTTTCTCGACATTCTGAGAGAATGTTTAGTTACGCaataa